Genomic segment of Bacteroides stercoris ATCC 43183:
TTTATAATCCGGAGCTGACCGCTGATGATGATATGGACGACTTGCTCCGGCTTACGGACAGGCTGCGCCACTGCCCCGGCGTAGAGGCCGTTGCCATTTCGCAAAACTGCTTTCCGTACAATGAGGGCAGTAACGGTATTGATTTGGGTATTGACTCTGTGGCTGTCAATGTTCGTCTTCTTTGGGTGGAGGCGGACTTTTTCCGCGTGTTCCGTTATGCCTTTACGGAGGAAGCGGAGTTTGCCAAGGTAGAGGCTGCATTCCGCAATGACGAGCCGGTGGTATCTTCCAATCTCACCGAAGGACATCCGGAATTGGGAGGCAGTGCGTCCTTGCCGGGGCGGGAAGTCTTGCTGTTGAACTACGGTAAGGACGTTCGCCGTCGCATCGGTGCGGTGGGCACGCCCGTGCGTTGGTCGCATTTCCATACTCCGTCGCAGTGGGGCGGGGCTTTTGCAGCCCTTCCGCTCAATGCGAAGAGGTTACGGAATTTCGGCGATCCCCGTTATGTCACAGTCAGCCTGCGCGTTTCCGAAGATGCCGATAAGAACTTTGCCGAAAAGCTGATGAATGATGCCGACCGCCTTTATCAGGTAGGTAATCTGTATCTGCTGGACATTACACCTTTCAGCCATTTGCGCGAAATCTGTGAGCTGGAAGACATGAACGAATGGAAGACGCAGCTTTGCGTGCTCGGTTTCCTGCTGTTGAATATCTTCTTGGGCGTTATCGGCACATTCTGGTTCCGTACGCAGCAACGCCGTAAAGAGGTTGCGCTGCGGATGGCGCTGGGCAGTTCGCGCCGGGGGATTTTCTCCTGTCTCATGTACGAAGGGGTGTTGCTGCTTACGCTGGCGGCCGTACCGGCGGCTGTCATCGCTTTCAACATCGGTTATGCCGAACTGGTGGATGTGGGCAAGATGCCTTTCGATGCCGGACGCTTTCTGCCGGCTCTTGCCTTGACATGGCTGCTTATGGCGCTGATGATTGTTGCCGGAATCTGGTATCCTGCTTATGGAGCGATGAAAGTACACCCGGCAGAAGCATTGCATGATGAATAAAGTTTTTTAAGAAAAGATGTATATTCTCGATATAAGCTTGTATATTTGCGTAGTTATAAAGAAGTTTACGCAGACAAATCAAAACAAACGGAATGGGAAAACACTTTTTCTTAACATGTTCATTAGCTTTCTTATGCATGATATCGGGGACGCTTTCGGCTGCGGAAACCAATTATAATGTACTTTTCATACAATCATACACAAACAGTTCTTCCTGGCATAATAACCTTATTGCCGGTTTGCAGGACGGCTTGGAAGAGGGCGGTGTAAAAGCAAACGTGGTTATAGAGTATCTGAATGCCGATTTTTGGACGTTTGCTTCGGAGTGTGTCATCATGCGCCGCATATGCGAACGTGCCAGACAGCGGAAAACGGATTTGATTGTGACGTCCAGTGATGAGGCTTTCTTTACCTTGACTCACTGCGGCGATTCTTTGCCGTATCAGATACCGGTAGTTGTTTCGGGCATTAAATATCCTGACAGGAAGTTGTTCGACCGTATGCCGAATGTCTCGGGCTTCACTTCAGTAACGGATTTTAATGTGTTGCTTGAGGAAGCCATACGTTTGTTTCCTGCACGTAAGGAGATTGTCTGCCTGTCGGACAGCAGTTTTTTGAGTGCTAAGGGAGTGGAAGCGGTAGAAGAAGCCTGGGAGTCTTTTCATAAGAAACATCCCGAATACAGTTTTAAGGAACTGAATGTGCAGAGAAAGTCCCTCAACTCTCTCATAACGTCTATTTGTTACGATTATCATGCCCATAAGTACATTGTTATCGCCCCTAAGTGGATTCCTTTTCTTTCCCTGAAATTGAAAGCTCCTGTATTTGCCAATCAAAACCTGGCAATGACAAGTGGTGTTTTATGTGTTTATGATGTAGAACCGGCGGCAGATACTTATGCTGCGGGCATACAGGCGGCAAGTATTCTGAAGGGGCGGTCGCCTGCTTCATTCGGAATAGGAGACCTGGGTGGCAAGTTATTGTTCGACTACAAACAGTTGGACTTCTTCCATGTAGATGTGGATAGTGTTGAAAAACGGGGAATCGTTTTGAACATTCCTCTGATGGACCGCTATCAGGCCTGGTTTATTCTGTTCTATTCGGTGATAGTGGGTGCGTTGGCATTTCTTGTAGTCTGGCTCTATCGGAGCAACCGGCGTGAATCGCGCAAGCGGATACATGCGCAGACCCGTCTGCTGATACAACACCGTCTGGTGGAACAGCGGGATGAATTCGATAAGATATTCTGTTCTATTCGCGACGGACTGGTTACGTATGATATGGATTTGAGAATCCATTTTGTGAACCGGGCTTTAGTGGAGATGCTGGGATTACCTGCAGAAATGTATACGACACGTCCGTACGAAGGACAGGTTGCCGGTTCCATTCTCCATATTTACATGAATGGCGAGAACATCCTGCAGGCTCTGTTGAAACAGGTGATACAGGATAGGAAGCCTGTCATTATACCGGAAAAGGCATTCATGCAAGAGAATACCAAAGGTATTTATTTCCCTGTTTCGGGCGAGGTGGTTCCTATCTTTGCGAAAGACAAACTGACGGGTATGGCAATTGTCTGCCGTAATATATCCGAAGAAGAGATGCAGAAGCGTTTTTTCAATATGGCTATTGAGGAAAGTTCCATTTATCCGTGGCAGTACAACACACGGTTGAAATGCTTCCATTTTCCCGACGGACTGCTGCAACGTTTCAATTGCTACGACAATACGGACTATATCTCGAGGGAAGAACTGGATCGGATTGTCCATCCGGAAGACCTTTCCCGCACATGCAGGCATTTCGACAATATCATGCTGGGGCATGAGCCGAACTCGCGCATGAGTTTCCGGCTGCAAAACGCAGATGGCGGATATGAGTGGTGGGAGTTCCGGAGTACCGCTTATGAGGGGCTTACGGTAGATATACCTTATAGGGTATTGGGTGTATGCCAGAGTATCCAGCGTTATAAAGACACCGAAGAGGAACTTATCGCGGCCCGTGACCGTGCCTTGCAGGCTGACAGACTGAAATCGGCGTTCCTTGCCAACATGAGCCATGAGATACGTACTCCGTTGAATGCGATAGTCGGTTTCTCCGATTTGTTGAAAGACCTGCAAGCCTTTTCTTCGGAAGAAGTACAGCAGTTTGTCGAGACTATCAATATAAACTGCACGTTGTTGCTGGCTCTGATTAATGATATTCTGGACCTCTCGCGCATCGAATCGGGCACAATGGATTTTCAGTTCTCTTCTTACAATCTTACGTTTATCATGCAGGAAGTTTACGACTCCCAGAGGCTGAGCATGCCGCAGGGAGTGGAATTATGCACCGATTTTCCGGAAGGGGCCGACAAGTATATCACTACCGATGCCGTACGCTTGAAGCAGGTTTTGAATAATCTGATTAACAATGCCAAGAAGTTTACCGTGCAAGGGAGCATCACTTTAGGATATAGAGTGGATGAATCCGGATATACCACCGTCTTTGTGGAAGATACCGGAGCGGGTATATCCGATGAAGACCAGAAGCATATCTTCGAGCGTTTCTATAAGGCGGACAGCTTTACGCAAGGGGCCGGTTTAGGGTTGAGTATCTGCCAGACAATTGTGGAACGTATACACGGAACCATTACGGTGACTTCAAAGCCGGGCAGAGGAACCCGCTTTGAAGTCCGCATGAGTGATGATGTAATATGATTGCCGGTCGGTTTTAGAGTTTATTCTATCCTTTTGCATCCGTTGGATTGCAGGAACTCGTCGAGCATCAGTTCGTAGTTGCCATGCAGCATGATGTGATGGTTGCCCAACGGATTTCTCAGGAAATATTCCGCCGGGGCGTTCATCTTGATACGTACCTGTGTGCGGCACATATTGATGTAGTTGGTGTTTTCGGTCAGTGTACCTGTGCCGAGGTAATATTCGTCCAGACATTCTCCGCCGCATTTCACGATTGTTACGTCTCCGGTAGGCAGTATTCCCTGTATGCCGATGCCGCTTTCCGTTTCAAAGTGGTTGCGGATGATGAACTGCTCTGTCTGTGCGATGCCGATGGTGCAATGCGCCAGTATGATTTCGTTGGTGCGTGCATTAATCATGGAAGGATTGGCCATGAAAGCAGGTTTGCCTGTAAGCACTTTGGCAGCGAGCATGGTGAAGACGGACTGCAAATCGCCTTCGCATCCGGCAATGATGCCCTCGTCATTCAGCAGGGAAAGCGCCAGGCAGCCGGTAGTGCCCGTCTGTTCTATCAGGCGGAAACAACTCAGGGTGAGTGCGCTTAAACGGTCTTCGTCCACAATCTTCCGGATGGCGCGGTACAGGCGCATTGCCTTTATCATATCTTCGGGCGACGCTTCCCGGCAGGCAAGCGCTTTTCCGGCAAGGCCGGCACATGCTTCGCCTACTTCATCATCCGTGATTTGGTTGTAATATTCGTACACGCGTTCCAGTGCGATGTCTGTGTATTCCACTCCCCAGCGTCGTTTGGCAAGCAGATAATCCACGTTGCTGGCAATGAGCCAGCTCGACGGAGTGCCTATCACGCCGATACGCATTCCGTAGAGGCCGCGTTGTGCCATGAAATTGCTGTGCAGTACAAAAATGCGTTTGATAATTTCGGACAGTTCGCCATGCAGGATTTCGCTTTTCATTCCCCGGCTGCGCAGCCAGGAAGATATTTCGAGGGCGGCGGCAAGCGAGTTCTGCATACCGTCTGCCAGGATGATGGCAGGGCGGGGAAGAGCCTCGAAATGCTGGATAACCAGCCGTTCCACTCCGCCGGTGGCGATGAACAGGATGCTGAAATCGTCGGGAGACAGTTTGTTGATATCTTGGTAATCTATGAAATTGACGGTGAAATATTTTTCCAGTTCGTTCAGGATTATTTCATGGGAACTGCGGACTGATGCTTGCTTATGTAGCAGTGAAGCAAAAGTTATTAGGTTGATGACCATAGCGTTACTTACTATTTTAAAAGTTGGTTTAAGATAAAACGGTTGTGGTTGCTCATTTGTTTACTATTTCAAAGGTACAAGATTCTTTTTAAATAGCATAGTGTTTTTAATATAGATAAGGTTTTTAAAGTTTTTATGTCTTTGCTTCCCTTTGGTATCAAATAAATCACTACATTTGCAACTTAAATGATAAAATGATATAAAAACTCATGCCAACAATTTCTATTCGCGGGATGGAGATGCCCGCATCTCCTATCAGAAAGCTGGCTCCCTTGGCAGATGCAGCCAAGCAACGGGGCATCCATGTATTCCACCTCAATATCGGACAGCCCGACCTGCCTACGCCGCAAGTCGCGATTGACGCCATCCGTAATATTGACCGTAAGGTATTGGAGTACAGTCCCAGTGCCGGTTATCGCAGCTATCGCGAGAAGTTGGTGGGGTATTACGATAAGTACAACATCAAGCTCACTGCGGATGACATAATCATTACATCCGGCGGTTCGGAAGCGGTGCTGTTCTCTTTCATGGCATGCCTCAATCCGGGTGACGAGATTATCGTGCCCGAACCGGCTTATGCCAATTACATGGCATTTGCCATCTCTGCCGGAGCCAGGATACGTACGATTGCAACGACCATCGAAGAGGGATTCTCGCTGCCTAAGGTGGAGAAGTTCGAGGAGCTGATAAACGAACGTACGCGTGCCATCCTGATTTGTAACCCCAACAACCCTACCGGCTACCTTTATACCCGCCGTGAAATGAATCAAATACGCGACCTTGTGAAGAAGTACGACCTCTTCCTCTTCTCCGACGAGGTGTATCGCGAGTTCATCTATACGGGTTCTCCATACATCTCCGCCTGCCATCTGGAAGGCATCGAGAACAATGTAGTCCTGATTGATTCCGTTTCCAAGCGTTATTCCGAATGCGGTATCCGTATAGGTGCGCTGATAACGAAGAACAAAGAGATACGCGATGCCGTTATGAAGTTCTGCCAGGCGCGTTTGAGTCCACCGTTGATAGGTCAGATTGCCGCCGAAGCGTCTTTGGATGCCGGTGAAGACTATCTGCGCGATACCTACGACGAGTATGTAGAACGCCGTAAATGCCTGATTGACGGTCTGAACCGTATCCCCGGCGTATATTCGCCCATTCCGATGGGAGCGTTCTATACCGTGGCCAAGCTGCCCGTAGACGATTCGGACAAGTTCTGCGCATGGTGTCTTTCCGAATTCCAGTACGAAGGGCAGACCGTTTTCATGGCTCCGGCTTCCGGCTTTTATACCACTCCGGGTTCCGGCCGCAACGAAGTGCGCATCGCTTACGTCTTGAAGAAGGAAGATTTAATCCGTGCACTGTTTGTGCTTTCCAAAGCGCTCGAAGCTTATCCGGGACGTACGGAATAGAAGATATATAATACTACTGATGAATTTATCCCGTTTCATAGCGCTGCGTATTTACCGCAGTTCCGATGTCGGAAAGCAAGTTTCCCGTCCTGCCGTGCTGATAGCAACTATCGGTGTTGCTATCGGGTTGGCGGTGATGATTATTGCCGTGTCGGTGATAATCGGTTTCAAGAGCGAGGTACGCGATAAGATAATCGGTTTCGGCTCGCATATCCAGATTAGCAATTCGGATGCGGCGCGTTCTTTTGAAACCCGCCCCATAGCCGTGACGGACAGTATGCTTGCTGCTCTTGCGGATAATTCCGGTGTGAAACACGTGCAACGCTATTCCACCAAGCCGGGTATGATAAAGACGTCCGATGCCTTTCAAGGCATGGTATTGAAAGGTATAGGGCCGGAGTATGGCAGTTCCTTCTTCCGCCGTCACCTGATAGAGGGAGAGTTTCCGCAGTTCAGCGACTCGGCTTCTACCAACCGGGTGGTCGTTTCAAAGGCGATAGCCGACAAACTGAAGCTGAAGCTCGGCGACAAGATAGACACCTACTACATACAGGACGATGTGCGTGCCCGCCGCCTGACAATCGTCGGCATTTACCAGACCAACTTTTCCGAATACGACAACCTGTTCCTGCTTACAGACCTGTGCCTGGTGAACCGTCTGAACAAGTGGCATCCCGACCAGGTGAGCGGAGTGGAGCTGGAGCTGTACGACTACGATAAACTGGAAGAAACCACCTACCGGATAGCCGATGAAGTGGCCCGGCATCCCGACCCTTACGGGGCAGAATACTGTGTACTCAACGTAGAGCAGTTGAACCCGCAGATTTTTGCATGGCTCGGCATCTTGGATGTCAATATATGGGTTATCCTTATCCTGATGATTGGCGTTGCCGGGTTTACCATGGTTTCGGGACTGCTGATAATCATCATAGAGCGCACCTCCATGATTGGCGTTCTGAAATCTTTGGGAGCGAACAACCTCACTATCCGCAAACTGTTTCTTTGGCTGGCGGTATTCCTCATCGGAAAAGGAATGCTGTGGGGCAATGTAATAGGATTGGCTTTCTATTTTATCCAGAAGTGGTTCGGCTTGTTCCGTCTCGACCCGGAAACCTATTATATGGACACCGTTCCCGTATCTTTCAATCTTTGGCTTTTCTTGTTGCTGAATGTCGGCACGCTGCTGGCTTCAATCGCTATGCTGTTAGGACCGTCCTACCTCATTACACGGATTCATCCGGCAAATTCCATGCGCTACGAGTAGGGTAATTTCTCATTTATTTTCTCAGGAATTCGCTTTTCTTTCTAAACAGACAGTAGAGCTTCCAGCGGAGAGATTGCAGCGGCTGGAGTACATCGAACACGGGCAGCGACCAGTAGTATCTGCGCCGGTCGTTCAAATCCTTGGCAGTCTTGTTGACGATGATGGCTTGCAGGATAAACCGGAGTATCCAGACGAGGAATGCAATGCCTGCCGCCAGCCAGTGGAAATGCAGTATGGCTGTTGTGAGCGTAGCCATCCATGCGGCATGGAACGCGAGGCGGGTAGTGGTTTCCAGTCCGGCAAGCCAGCGTTGCATGCCGTGATAGAGGCGGGCGGTAGATGCGTAACCGATTTTCTCTTCCCGCCAGTCTTTTGCGCGGAATACGGGTTGCATGCGTACGGTGGCATCCGCATCGGTTTCCACGCGGGTATTTTCGGCAGTGGCTACATGATTGACGAACAGGTCGTCATCGCCGCGCTGAAGGTTGAGATGTGCAGAGAACCCTTTGTGTTCGTAAAACAACTCCTTGCGGTAGGCAAGGTTACGCCCGATGCCCATATACGGGCTTCCGGCAAGCGCAAAGCCGAGGTAGCGCATGGAAGTGAACAGATTGTCGAAAGCTACGCGCTTGTGCAGCCAGCCTTTACCGCGTTCATAGCCGCTATATCCCAAGACAACTTGCGTACGCGAGGTGAAGTTGCGTGCCAGCAGCCGCAGCC
This window contains:
- a CDS encoding ABC transporter permease, with protein sequence MKTILKQIKNEWNSNLFLFVELLLVFVVLWYIVDWTLVTARVYHAPMGFDTEHCYNITVSKLGEDSPLYNPELTADDDMDDLLRLTDRLRHCPGVEAVAISQNCFPYNEGSNGIDLGIDSVAVNVRLLWVEADFFRVFRYAFTEEAEFAKVEAAFRNDEPVVSSNLTEGHPELGGSASLPGREVLLLNYGKDVRRRIGAVGTPVRWSHFHTPSQWGGAFAALPLNAKRLRNFGDPRYVTVSLRVSEDADKNFAEKLMNDADRLYQVGNLYLLDITPFSHLREICELEDMNEWKTQLCVLGFLLLNIFLGVIGTFWFRTQQRRKEVALRMALGSSRRGIFSCLMYEGVLLLTLAAVPAAVIAFNIGYAELVDVGKMPFDAGRFLPALALTWLLMALMIVAGIWYPAYGAMKVHPAEALHDE
- a CDS encoding ABC transporter substrate binding protein is translated as MGKHFFLTCSLAFLCMISGTLSAAETNYNVLFIQSYTNSSSWHNNLIAGLQDGLEEGGVKANVVIEYLNADFWTFASECVIMRRICERARQRKTDLIVTSSDEAFFTLTHCGDSLPYQIPVVVSGIKYPDRKLFDRMPNVSGFTSVTDFNVLLEEAIRLFPARKEIVCLSDSSFLSAKGVEAVEEAWESFHKKHPEYSFKELNVQRKSLNSLITSICYDYHAHKYIVIAPKWIPFLSLKLKAPVFANQNLAMTSGVLCVYDVEPAADTYAAGIQAASILKGRSPASFGIGDLGGKLLFDYKQLDFFHVDVDSVEKRGIVLNIPLMDRYQAWFILFYSVIVGALAFLVVWLYRSNRRESRKRIHAQTRLLIQHRLVEQRDEFDKIFCSIRDGLVTYDMDLRIHFVNRALVEMLGLPAEMYTTRPYEGQVAGSILHIYMNGENILQALLKQVIQDRKPVIIPEKAFMQENTKGIYFPVSGEVVPIFAKDKLTGMAIVCRNISEEEMQKRFFNMAIEESSIYPWQYNTRLKCFHFPDGLLQRFNCYDNTDYISREELDRIVHPEDLSRTCRHFDNIMLGHEPNSRMSFRLQNADGGYEWWEFRSTAYEGLTVDIPYRVLGVCQSIQRYKDTEEELIAARDRALQADRLKSAFLANMSHEIRTPLNAIVGFSDLLKDLQAFSSEEVQQFVETININCTLLLALINDILDLSRIESGTMDFQFSSYNLTFIMQEVYDSQRLSMPQGVELCTDFPEGADKYITTDAVRLKQVLNNLINNAKKFTVQGSITLGYRVDESGYTTVFVEDTGAGISDEDQKHIFERFYKADSFTQGAGLGLSICQTIVERIHGTITVTSKPGRGTRFEVRMSDDVI
- a CDS encoding pyridoxal phosphate-dependent aminotransferase; translation: MPTISIRGMEMPASPIRKLAPLADAAKQRGIHVFHLNIGQPDLPTPQVAIDAIRNIDRKVLEYSPSAGYRSYREKLVGYYDKYNIKLTADDIIITSGGSEAVLFSFMACLNPGDEIIVPEPAYANYMAFAISAGARIRTIATTIEEGFSLPKVEKFEELINERTRAILICNPNNPTGYLYTRREMNQIRDLVKKYDLFLFSDEVYREFIYTGSPYISACHLEGIENNVVLIDSVSKRYSECGIRIGALITKNKEIRDAVMKFCQARLSPPLIGQIAAEASLDAGEDYLRDTYDEYVERRKCLIDGLNRIPGVYSPIPMGAFYTVAKLPVDDSDKFCAWCLSEFQYEGQTVFMAPASGFYTTPGSGRNEVRIAYVLKKEDLIRALFVLSKALEAYPGRTE
- a CDS encoding ABC transporter permease gives rise to the protein MNLSRFIALRIYRSSDVGKQVSRPAVLIATIGVAIGLAVMIIAVSVIIGFKSEVRDKIIGFGSHIQISNSDAARSFETRPIAVTDSMLAALADNSGVKHVQRYSTKPGMIKTSDAFQGMVLKGIGPEYGSSFFRRHLIEGEFPQFSDSASTNRVVVSKAIADKLKLKLGDKIDTYYIQDDVRARRLTIVGIYQTNFSEYDNLFLLTDLCLVNRLNKWHPDQVSGVELELYDYDKLEETTYRIADEVARHPDPYGAEYCVLNVEQLNPQIFAWLGILDVNIWVILILMIGVAGFTMVSGLLIIIIERTSMIGVLKSLGANNLTIRKLFLWLAVFLIGKGMLWGNVIGLAFYFIQKWFGLFRLDPETYYMDTVPVSFNLWLFLLLNVGTLLASIAMLLGPSYLITRIHPANSMRYE
- a CDS encoding glycosyltransferase, which codes for MEAFTFDTTEQILLAATGTLFIIQALYYLCLYNRIHLRSRAVKRGNVHFSQELPPVSVIICAREECENLRRNLKAVLEQDYPQFEVIVINDGNTDESEDYLTLLEEKYPHLYHSFVPDSSRYISRKKLAATLGVKASKYDWLVFTEANCCPQSNQWLRLLARNFTSRTQVVLGYSGYERGKGWLHKRVAFDNLFTSMRYLGFALAGSPYMGIGRNLAYRKELFYEHKGFSAHLNLQRGDDDLFVNHVATAENTRVETDADATVRMQPVFRAKDWREEKIGYASTARLYHGMQRWLAGLETTTRLAFHAAWMATLTTAILHFHWLAAGIAFLVWILRFILQAIIVNKTAKDLNDRRRYYWSLPVFDVLQPLQSLRWKLYCLFRKKSEFLRK